The genomic interval GGGAAACCTTATGAAGGCATTTATCTTAAATTGTATAATAATATTCCTTTAGCCCGTGGATTAGGAAGTAGCGCTGCTGCTATTGTGGCTGGACTTTTTGCCGCAAATACGGCAACTGGAAATATATTAACTAAAGAGGAAATCTTTCATATGGCGACTGAAATAGAAGGTCATCCTGATAATGTTGCACCGGCAATATTCGGTGGTATTACCATTAGTGTAATGCAAAACAATCAACCTTCCTATTTGCGCTTTATGCCTGAAAAAAGCCTTAATATGGTAGTAGCAATTCCTGAGTTTAATTTGTCTACCCACAAAGCACGTCAAGTTTTACCTACGTCCATAGATATTAAAGATGCTGTTTTTAATATTAGTCGTGTCGCTTTATTAATTGGTGCCCTATGTAAAGGCGAATTTCGTCATTTACGACATGCACTAGAAGATAGAATTCATCAACCTTATAGGCAACATCTCATACCGGGCATGCAACAAGTATTTAATGCTGCTATCGCCAAGGGAGCCTATGGCGCTGCTATTAGTGGTGCTGGGCCATGTCTAATCGCATTTTCTGAAGTTAATTGTGATGATATTGGTATCGCCATGGTAGAGGCTTTTGCTAACAATAAGATAAATGCCAACTATGTGATACTCAATATTGATCCTGACGGTGCAAAAGTAATTACAGAATGATTCTTGACAGAACGTTTCAAAAAAGGTAGAATAGACTTTGTTAGTCGGGGCGTAGCGCAGTTTGGTAGCGCATTAGACTGGGGGTCTAAGGGTCGCAGGTTCAAATCCTGTCGCTCCGACCATTTTATCATCATTAATGCCATCGGCAATTTTGTCAATAGCTTTTTTTGAGAAACATCAAATTCTTAATGATATTTCATATGAGAGCGGAAGCGTTAGCTTCTGCTCTCATATTTTTTACACGTTGCTATTACGCACCATCATGTAAGTCTATTAGCAAAAGATGAGGATAACATAAAAAGTTACCGAAGCTGTTATATATTTGTAATAATTATCCTGTACACTGCCATAGAAAAGTACATATATTAAATTATTTAAAAATAAGAGGTGACTTATGAATAACAAGAAAGACAATGAATCTATGTGGCGCAATCATCCCATTGTAATTTTTACTGGAATATTAGCACTATATACTGTCAGTAATTCAATTATGGTATTATTTAATTTATAGGTAAATGACCTACTCGGCCTCTTACGTGCCAAGTGGGTTAGTTTCTTTTATTGATTTTACATATTAATGCTTACAATAAAAATCCGAACGTTATAAACAAAAAACGACTAAAAGTTTGTTTTTTCATTGACAGTAATATTACAGACTGTTACAATAAGTGCGTTAAGTGAATATATTTCGTATAATTTTGGAGATATGGTCCAAAAGTTTCTACCGGCAACCGTTAAATTGCCTGTCTACGAGTGAAAGTGTACCTAAGGCTATGTGGTGTATGCTTACTATTGCGTGTGCATATCCCTATAACCATTGGATGCAAGTGTTTTTAAACACTAAACCGATAGGATAATCCCTGGCGGGAAGGTTTCGCTCATTTTTCTATAAAGCGAACTTTCTTACTAGGGTTATTTTTTTTGTCTAATACTTATCATTTATATACATTTTAAGCCTTGGGAGGTAGATGAATGTTTACATTACTTAATTTGGTACAACCAGATACTATAGAGGCGGCATATAAAGCACTAGTTGAAAAAAGAAATAACATTGTTTTAGGGGGCTGTGCTTTTTTAAGAATGGGTTCGCAAAGAATTGGTACCGCAGTAGATCTTTCAAGACTTAATTTAAATTATATTGTAGAGCAAAATGAATATGTCGAAGTAGGTGCAACAACAACATTTAGAGATATTGAAACAAATCCTCTTTTAAATCGGTATTTTAATGGAGTATTGCCTGAAGCCTTAAGTCAAATAATAGGAATCCAATTTAGGAATACCGTTATGATTGGAGCAACCATTTATTCCAAATATGGTTTTTCCGATTTACTAACTGCATTGCTAGCTTTAGATACAGAAATAGAATTATACAAAGGTGGAAGAATGTCTCTAAAATCATTCTTAGAGAGTTCTTTTGAAAAAGATATATTGACAAGGATATTCATAAAAAAGAATGAAAGAAAAGCCAATTATCAGCATTTGAGAAATTCCTGTAGTGATTATCCCATATTAAATGTTGCTGTTTCTAAATTAAATGATCAATGGAAAATCGTTGTAGGTGCTAGGCCACAACGAGCTATAATTGTTCAAAAGGCTTCTGAAGAATTGGCGAATTTAGAGCTGAATAGTAAGAACATAGATAGGGTAGCTACTATGGCTGCAAACGAAATTACTTTTGGAACTAATATGAGGGGTACAGCTGACTACCGAAAATGCATATGTAAAGTATTAGTAAAAAGAGCCATAATGGAGGTATTGCAATGCAAATAGAGGTTATTGTCAATTTGAAAAAAATCAAGATGGAAGTAGATGCTAATGAGTTCTTAGCTGATACATTAAGAAAATATGGAATATTAAGTGTCAGAAAAGGTTGTGATACAACCTGTTGTGGGCTTTGTACCGTATGGATAGATGATAAACCTACCTTGTCTTGTACCACACTCTCTTTTAGAGCGAATGGAAGAAAAATTACTACGATAGAAGGCGTTCATAAAGAGGCTGATGAGTTTGCCCAGATACTTGTTGCAGAAGGTGCAGAGCAAT from Pelosinus sp. IPA-1 carries:
- a CDS encoding FAD binding domain-containing protein, which encodes MFTLLNLVQPDTIEAAYKALVEKRNNIVLGGCAFLRMGSQRIGTAVDLSRLNLNYIVEQNEYVEVGATTTFRDIETNPLLNRYFNGVLPEALSQIIGIQFRNTVMIGATIYSKYGFSDLLTALLALDTEIELYKGGRMSLKSFLESSFEKDILTRIFIKKNERKANYQHLRNSCSDYPILNVAVSKLNDQWKIVVGARPQRAIIVQKASEELANLELNSKNIDRVATMAANEITFGTNMRGTADYRKCICKVLVKRAIMEVLQCK
- a CDS encoding 2Fe-2S iron-sulfur cluster-binding protein; protein product: MQIEVIVNLKKIKMEVDANEFLADTLRKYGILSVRKGCDTTCCGLCTVWIDDKPTLSCTTLSFRANGRKITTIEGVHKEADEFAQILVAEGAEQCGFCSPGFIMTVLAMKNELTNPTEETIVHYLTGNLCRCTGYMGQLRAIKTYLGVQ
- the thrB gene encoding homoserine kinase codes for the protein MEVTVKVRVPGTTANCGPGFDAVGIACTVYNELELSLSEKGTIRIEIVGEGKDSIPSGKDNIICQAVQTVLDRVGKPYEGIYLKLYNNIPLARGLGSSAAAIVAGLFAANTATGNILTKEEIFHMATEIEGHPDNVAPAIFGGITISVMQNNQPSYLRFMPEKSLNMVVAIPEFNLSTHKARQVLPTSIDIKDAVFNISRVALLIGALCKGEFRHLRHALEDRIHQPYRQHLIPGMQQVFNAAIAKGAYGAAISGAGPCLIAFSEVNCDDIGIAMVEAFANNKINANYVILNIDPDGAKVITE